Proteins encoded by one window of Sorex araneus isolate mSorAra2 chromosome 3, mSorAra2.pri, whole genome shotgun sequence:
- the LOC101545472 gene encoding C-type lectin domain family 10 member A, translating into MSLKYENFQDLESEERRDRFRNGLPPPQSFLQRLCSGPRLVLLSLGLSLLLLVASSVIGFKNSKFQRDLASLRTSFSNFTSNTEAEFQALRSQGHSVQKTIESLKTEVENHSQELQAARSLNDKVLALENTLDKQQQQLKADYSEMLSFVQKLARDLNSLNCKIASLKNNGSQTSCCPTNWLENEGSCYWFSSSGKSWHEADKYCQLENAHLVVINSREEQNFVQKHIGSSYTWMGLSDPDGIWKWADGTDYETNFKNWRPGQPDDWHGHGLGGGEDCAHFHPDGRWNDDVCQRIYRWVCEIDLSPPS; encoded by the exons ATGTCACTAAAGTATGAAAATTTCCAAGACTTGGAGAGCGAGGAGAGAAGAGATCGCTTTAGGAATG GGCTGCCTCCTCCCCAGTCTTTCCTGCAGCGTCTCTGCTCCGGCCCCCGCCTAGTCCTGCTCAGCTTGGGCCTCAGTCTTCTTCTATTGGTTGCCAGCAGTGTTATTGGATTCAAAA ATTCCAAGTTCCAAAGGGACCTGGCAAGCCTGAGAACATCATTCAGCAATTTCACATCAAACACAGAGGCTGAGTTCCAGGCCCTGAGATCGCAGG GTCACAGTGTACAAAAAACCATAGAATCCCTGAAAACTGAGGTGGAGAATCACAGTCAGGAGTTGCAAGCAG CTCGTAGTTTGAATGACAAGGTTCTTGCTCTGGAAAACACGCTGGataaacagcagcagcagctcaaAGCAG ATTATTCGGAAATGCTCTCATTTGTCCAGAAGTTGGCCAGAGACCTGAACTCTCTGAACTGCAAGATAGCTTCTCTCAAGAACAATG GCTCTCAAACTTCCTGTTGTCCCACTAATTGGCTGGAGAATGAAGGCAGCTGCTACTggttctctagctctgggaagtCCTGGCATGAGGCTGACAAATACTGTCAACTGGAGAACGCCCATCTGGTCGTCATCAATTCCAGGGAGGAGCAG AATTTTGTACAGAAACATATAGGTTCCTCATATACTTGGATGGGCCTCAGTGATCCTGACGGTATCTGGAAATGGGCAGACGGGACAGACTATGAAACCAACTTCAA GAACTGGAGGCCAGGACAGCCAGATGACTGGCATGGACACGGGCTGGGTGGAGGTGAGGACTGTGCCCACTTCCATCCCGATGGCAGGTGGAATGATGATGTCTGCCAGAGGATCTACCGATGGGTCTGTGAAATTGACCTGAGTCCACCCAGCTAA